One Glutamicibacter mishrai genomic window carries:
- a CDS encoding LacI family DNA-binding transcriptional regulator, translated as MAGIKDVAQAAGVSVATVSRALSGRGSVSTAAQEAVQRAATELGYVVSSSASGLASGRTRNIGVLVPVINHWFYASVLEGISSRLMDEGYDTTLYQLTKDRIQREKIFSDFLLRQRVDAVIAVNVELDAEEVQSLHALDKPLVGVGGPLPGVPTLHVDDEGISALATQHLISLGHRRIGFIGGNEETDVDFRVPTHRRTGYEQALHKAGIQIDDNLCVGADFTMPQAYAAAKQLLGNPAGRPTALMAASDEMAIGAILAARDLGMQVPRDLSVIGVDNHDLSEMFGLTTIEQRPHEQGELAVAMLLRAIRGEEPAHAHKVDHRLVVRSSTTRPLDAA; from the coding sequence GTGGCCGGGATCAAAGATGTCGCTCAAGCTGCCGGAGTCTCGGTAGCAACGGTCTCCCGCGCGCTCTCCGGTCGAGGATCGGTGTCCACGGCAGCCCAGGAAGCAGTGCAGCGCGCCGCCACGGAGCTGGGATATGTCGTTTCTTCCTCGGCCTCCGGACTGGCTTCGGGCCGCACCAGGAACATCGGCGTACTCGTCCCGGTGATCAACCACTGGTTCTATGCCAGCGTGCTCGAAGGCATTTCCAGCAGGCTCATGGACGAAGGCTACGACACCACCCTCTATCAGCTGACCAAGGATCGCATCCAGCGGGAAAAAATCTTTTCCGACTTCCTGCTGCGCCAGCGCGTGGACGCGGTCATCGCTGTGAACGTCGAGCTGGACGCCGAGGAAGTCCAGTCCTTGCATGCCCTGGATAAGCCGCTGGTCGGCGTCGGCGGGCCGCTGCCCGGGGTGCCTACCTTGCATGTTGATGATGAAGGAATCTCGGCACTCGCGACCCAGCATCTAATTTCCCTTGGTCATCGGCGCATCGGCTTCATCGGCGGCAATGAGGAAACTGACGTGGACTTCCGGGTTCCGACCCATCGCCGCACCGGCTATGAGCAAGCGCTGCACAAAGCTGGAATCCAGATTGACGACAACCTCTGCGTGGGGGCCGACTTCACCATGCCCCAGGCCTACGCCGCGGCGAAGCAGCTGCTGGGCAACCCCGCAGGACGCCCCACCGCGCTCATGGCAGCCAGCGACGAAATGGCCATCGGGGCGATTCTTGCCGCCCGCGACTTGGGCATGCAAGTCCCCCGCGACCTTTCGGTGATTGGCGTGGACAATCATGACCTCTCGGAAATGTTCGGCTTGACTACGATCGAGCAGCGGCCGCATGAGCAAGGCGAGCTCGCGGTAGCGATGCTGCTTCGAGCCATCCGCGGCGAAGAGCCGGCCCATGCGCACAAGGTCGACCATCGCCTGGTGGTTCGATCCTCCACCACCCGCCCGCTCGACGCCGCCTAG
- a CDS encoding glycoside hydrolase family 13 protein, giving the protein MTQTRTEADNPLQSEDSQWWRSSVIYQIYPRSFADSNADGMGDLRGITQNLESIAELSVDAIWLSPFFTSPQKDAGYDVADYCDVDPLFGTLEDFDAMVARAHELGLKVIIDLVPNHCSDQHPWFQQALAAAPGSPERDRFIFMDPPAQGHPNNWESVFGGPMWTPTTNADGSAGQSYLHIFDSSQPDFNWKNPEVRAMFRDVLRFWLDRGTDGFRVDVAHGLIKAEGLPDFTPDPTAASMGGTEELAPWWGQDGVHEIYREWRQVMDEYEGDRVLCAEAWVNPLSLMAKWVRDDEMHQAFNFPYLSCDYDAKQIRATIDESLEEFGAVGAPSTWVLSNHDVVRHATRLALTEDNPQGEGIGPKTPNLPDPAVGLRRARSSTALMLALPGGAYLYQGEELGLPEAIDLPDEARQDPTWFRTNGERYGRDGCRVPLPWKSQAPAFGFSQDGESWLPQPSSWAPYARDVQREDPDSTLSLYRRLLELRKEHDLGTGELVWTSEEDSEVLVFSNGKVLVVANFGANALDLPELARGAQELVRSQPAEGSAPETIPAESTIWYLLP; this is encoded by the coding sequence ATGACTCAAACACGCACTGAAGCTGATAACCCTTTGCAATCCGAGGACTCTCAATGGTGGCGTTCCTCGGTGATCTACCAGATCTACCCGCGTTCCTTCGCTGATTCCAATGCCGATGGCATGGGCGATCTGCGCGGCATTACCCAGAATTTGGAGAGCATCGCCGAGCTGTCGGTTGATGCTATTTGGCTTTCGCCGTTCTTCACATCTCCGCAGAAGGATGCCGGCTATGACGTCGCCGACTACTGCGACGTGGACCCGCTTTTTGGCACCCTCGAAGACTTCGACGCGATGGTTGCCAGGGCCCACGAATTAGGACTGAAAGTCATTATCGACCTGGTGCCAAACCACTGCTCTGACCAGCACCCGTGGTTCCAGCAGGCTCTGGCCGCAGCCCCCGGCTCCCCGGAACGCGACCGATTTATCTTCATGGATCCACCGGCGCAGGGCCACCCTAATAACTGGGAATCGGTGTTCGGCGGTCCAATGTGGACGCCAACTACCAACGCTGATGGCAGCGCGGGCCAGTCCTACCTGCACATCTTCGATTCCTCGCAACCTGACTTCAACTGGAAGAATCCCGAAGTGCGAGCGATGTTCCGCGACGTGCTGCGCTTCTGGCTGGATCGCGGCACAGATGGCTTCCGCGTTGATGTGGCTCACGGGCTAATCAAGGCCGAAGGCCTGCCGGACTTCACTCCGGATCCCACGGCCGCTTCGATGGGCGGCACCGAAGAACTCGCCCCATGGTGGGGCCAAGATGGCGTGCACGAAATCTACCGCGAATGGCGCCAGGTGATGGACGAGTACGAGGGCGACCGCGTGCTGTGCGCAGAAGCCTGGGTCAACCCGCTGTCCCTCATGGCCAAGTGGGTCCGTGATGACGAGATGCACCAGGCCTTCAACTTCCCGTATCTCTCCTGCGATTACGATGCGAAGCAGATCCGGGCCACCATCGATGAGTCCCTGGAAGAATTCGGTGCCGTCGGGGCGCCGAGCACGTGGGTCTTGTCCAACCACGACGTGGTGCGCCACGCCACCCGATTGGCCCTCACCGAAGATAATCCTCAGGGTGAAGGCATCGGCCCGAAGACGCCAAACCTTCCGGATCCAGCCGTCGGCCTGCGCCGGGCACGTTCTTCAACCGCGCTCATGCTGGCCCTGCCAGGTGGCGCCTACCTCTACCAAGGCGAGGAGCTCGGACTGCCCGAGGCCATTGACCTGCCAGATGAGGCTCGCCAGGATCCAACGTGGTTCCGCACCAATGGCGAACGCTACGGCCGCGATGGCTGCCGCGTTCCGCTGCCATGGAAGAGTCAGGCTCCAGCCTTCGGCTTCAGCCAGGACGGCGAAAGCTGGTTGCCGCAGCCAAGCTCCTGGGCGCCCTATGCCCGTGACGTGCAGCGTGAAGATCCGGATTCCACGTTGAGCCTCTACCGCCGCCTGCTTGAACTGCGCAAGGAGCACGATCTGGGCACCGGCGAGCTGGTTTGGACCTCTGAAGAGGACTCCGAGGTGCTGGTCTTCAGCAATGGCAAGGTGCTGGTCGTCGCCAACTTCGGCGCCAACGCGCTGGATCTTCCCGAGCTTGCCCGAGGCGCACAGGAACTGGTGCGCAGCCAGCCAGCAGAGGGTTCGGCTCCGGAAACGATTCCGGCTGAATCGACCATCTGGTACTTGCTGCCATAA
- a CDS encoding sugar ABC transporter substrate-binding protein → MKVNTRPWLLGGALTAIAALSLTACGGSGSAETSSSPATEQSSPAAASGGSLTVWVDANREPVLKEAAADFEKQSGVKVNLVIKDFSKIQEDFLRQVPTGKGPDITIGAHDWLGNLVNNGVVQPVELGDKASEFQDVSIDAMSYEGSTYGVPYATENLALLRNADLVDEAPKTFDDMIEAGKEADTEFPFLVQVTDVGDPFHAYPFQTSFGAPVFGTDDTGAYDPADLQIGNEGGVEFAKWLAEQGDAGTLKTSIDADIAKEKFVSGDSPFFLTGPWNVEAAEKAKMNLAIDPIPTAGGEEAQPFVAVQGFFVSAKTENLLAATEFLTNYIGTKEVQTELYEVGNRPPANKAAFEAAKSDETIAAFGEVGASGVPMPNIPEMAAVWEFWGVAEAEIITGKADPAKRWKQMTSDIEKAISK, encoded by the coding sequence ATGAAGGTGAATACACGCCCCTGGCTTCTTGGCGGAGCACTGACGGCTATCGCAGCACTGTCACTGACCGCTTGCGGTGGGTCCGGTTCAGCTGAAACCTCCTCCAGCCCAGCCACCGAACAGTCATCGCCAGCCGCCGCGTCCGGCGGCTCGCTGACCGTTTGGGTCGACGCCAACCGCGAGCCGGTTTTGAAGGAAGCAGCAGCAGACTTCGAGAAGCAGTCCGGAGTCAAGGTCAACCTGGTCATCAAGGATTTCTCCAAGATCCAGGAAGATTTCCTGCGCCAGGTCCCAACCGGCAAGGGCCCGGACATCACCATCGGTGCCCATGACTGGCTGGGAAATCTTGTTAACAACGGCGTAGTCCAGCCCGTTGAATTGGGCGACAAGGCTTCGGAATTCCAGGATGTCTCCATCGACGCAATGAGCTACGAAGGCAGCACCTACGGCGTTCCTTACGCCACCGAAAACCTGGCCCTTCTGCGCAATGCGGACCTGGTGGACGAAGCGCCAAAGACCTTTGACGACATGATCGAAGCCGGCAAGGAAGCGGATACTGAATTCCCATTCCTCGTGCAGGTCACCGATGTGGGCGATCCATTCCACGCTTACCCGTTCCAGACCTCCTTCGGCGCACCGGTCTTCGGCACCGATGACACCGGAGCATACGACCCGGCTGATCTGCAGATCGGCAACGAAGGCGGCGTCGAGTTCGCCAAATGGCTGGCCGAGCAAGGCGACGCTGGCACCCTGAAGACCAGCATCGATGCTGATATCGCCAAGGAGAAGTTCGTTTCCGGCGACTCGCCGTTCTTCCTGACTGGTCCATGGAATGTGGAAGCCGCTGAAAAGGCCAAGATGAACCTGGCCATCGACCCGATCCCGACCGCCGGCGGCGAAGAGGCCCAGCCATTCGTAGCAGTCCAGGGCTTCTTCGTTTCGGCCAAGACCGAAAACCTGTTGGCAGCCACCGAATTCCTGACCAACTACATCGGCACCAAGGAAGTGCAGACCGAACTCTACGAAGTGGGCAACCGTCCGCCAGCCAACAAGGCGGCTTTCGAGGCAGCCAAGTCTGACGAAACCATCGCCGCCTTCGGCGAGGTAGGCGCCAGCGGCGTGCCAATGCCGAACATTCCAGAAATGGCCGCCGTCTGGGAATTCTGGGGCGTAGCCGAAGCCGAGATCATCACCGGCAAGGCAGATCCGGCCAAGCGCTGGAAGCAGATGACCAGCGATATCGAGAAGGCCATCAGCAAGTAG
- a CDS encoding ABC transporter permease subunit, giving the protein MTKTAPEAPPRHSDEPKRKLSPAAQRFANASSTSIGSILIKIIVIAIVDATAVFALFTAIGREAWAIATVIAVITVLINVVYFKKGWLPAKYLLPGTIFLLIFQVFVIGYTGYIAFTNYGSGHNSDKADAVSALLQSNQERVEGSPGYPVKVYSGDDGLAMLIEREGQQLIGDEIDALAPVDPASLGEYKELTFADLLGRQQEVTSLKVPVSDNPADGTLRTSDGRTAYQYTSSLKYDEAADTMTDQKTGLVYKDTGVGAFTADDGTQLMPGWSINVGFDNFSRAFTDSSIRGALFSVSVWTFAFALLSVASTFFLGLFLAIVFNDMRMKGRKIYRVISILPYAFPAFLGGLVWAGMLNKDFGFVNQVLFGGAGIPWLTDPWLAKFSVLWVNLWLGFPYMFLVCTGALQSIPQELSEAATIDGAKPFQIFRLIKLPLLLVSVAPLLISSFAFNFNNFNVIYMLTEGGPRLEDAGLNVGATDILISMVYKVAFVGSQRDYGLASAFSIIIFVIVAIISIISFKQTKALEELN; this is encoded by the coding sequence ATGACTAAGACTGCCCCAGAGGCACCGCCACGTCACAGCGACGAACCGAAACGCAAGCTGTCGCCAGCGGCACAGCGTTTTGCCAACGCATCGAGCACGAGTATCGGCTCCATCCTAATCAAGATCATCGTCATCGCGATCGTGGATGCCACCGCCGTCTTCGCTCTCTTCACGGCCATCGGACGCGAAGCCTGGGCCATCGCCACCGTCATCGCCGTGATCACCGTGCTGATCAACGTCGTCTACTTCAAGAAGGGATGGCTCCCGGCCAAGTACCTGCTGCCCGGCACCATCTTCTTGCTGATCTTCCAGGTCTTTGTCATCGGGTACACCGGATACATCGCCTTCACCAACTACGGTTCGGGCCACAACTCCGACAAGGCAGACGCCGTCTCGGCCTTGTTGCAGTCCAACCAGGAACGTGTTGAAGGCTCGCCAGGCTATCCGGTCAAGGTCTACAGCGGCGATGATGGGCTGGCCATGCTCATCGAGCGTGAAGGCCAGCAGCTCATCGGCGATGAAATCGATGCGCTGGCGCCAGTGGATCCAGCATCGCTGGGGGAGTACAAAGAACTCACGTTCGCGGACCTGCTCGGCCGCCAGCAGGAAGTCACCTCCCTGAAGGTTCCGGTCAGCGATAATCCTGCCGACGGAACGCTGCGCACCAGCGACGGACGCACCGCCTACCAGTACACCTCGTCGCTGAAGTACGACGAAGCCGCGGACACCATGACGGATCAGAAGACCGGATTGGTCTACAAGGACACCGGAGTTGGCGCATTCACCGCAGATGACGGAACACAGCTGATGCCGGGCTGGTCCATCAACGTCGGCTTCGACAACTTCTCCCGCGCCTTCACCGACTCGTCCATCCGCGGCGCATTGTTCTCGGTATCGGTATGGACCTTCGCCTTCGCCTTGCTCTCGGTGGCCTCCACCTTCTTCCTTGGATTGTTCCTGGCCATCGTCTTTAATGACATGCGCATGAAGGGTCGGAAGATCTACCGCGTCATCTCCATCCTTCCCTATGCCTTCCCGGCATTCCTCGGCGGACTGGTCTGGGCAGGCATGCTCAACAAGGACTTCGGCTTCGTGAACCAGGTGCTGTTTGGCGGCGCCGGTATTCCGTGGCTGACTGACCCGTGGCTGGCGAAATTCTCGGTGCTCTGGGTCAACCTCTGGCTCGGTTTCCCGTACATGTTCCTGGTGTGCACCGGTGCCCTGCAGTCGATCCCGCAGGAACTGTCCGAAGCCGCGACCATCGACGGGGCGAAGCCATTCCAGATTTTCCGTCTGATCAAGCTTCCTTTGCTCCTGGTCTCCGTGGCACCGCTGCTGATCAGCTCCTTCGCCTTCAACTTCAACAACTTCAACGTGATCTACATGCTCACCGAAGGCGGGCCACGTCTGGAAGACGCCGGACTCAACGTCGGCGCCACCGACATCCTGATCTCCATGGTCTACAAGGTCGCCTTCGTTGGCTCCCAGCGTGACTACGGCTTGGCCAGCGCGTTCTCCATCATCATCTTCGTGATCGTCGCGATCATTTCGATTATCAGTTTCAAGCAGACCAAGGCCCTGGAGGAGTTGAACTAA
- a CDS encoding sugar ABC transporter permease: protein MSTETSNPETTPTFRPIPYPARRSFGKWFATTGWRHLIGVALCVYSAFPLLYVLSASLNPNGTLLSSNGFFSTIGFQSFIDLFQNEQRPYGAWFANTLIIGLTTAAASVFLGALAAYSFSRMRFTGRRVGLVSLLVVQIFPQLLAVVAIFILLTSLGDVFPALGTDNQIALIMVYLGGALGVNTYLMYGFFNTIPVEIDEAAKIDGAGHARIFFTMILRLVSPILAVVGLLTFISSTSDFVLASVVLVSPENQTLAVGLYSYVSEEFTSNWSVFAAGAVLAAIPVMALFLFLQKYIVGGLTAGAGK, encoded by the coding sequence ATGAGCACCGAAACCTCAAACCCCGAAACGACTCCGACCTTCCGTCCGATCCCATATCCTGCCCGGCGAAGCTTCGGAAAGTGGTTCGCCACCACCGGATGGCGGCACCTGATCGGTGTGGCGTTGTGCGTCTACTCGGCGTTCCCACTGCTCTACGTGCTCTCGGCCTCGCTGAATCCCAATGGCACCCTGCTCTCCTCCAACGGGTTCTTCTCCACCATTGGATTCCAGAGCTTCATTGATCTTTTCCAGAACGAGCAGCGCCCTTATGGCGCCTGGTTTGCCAATACCCTGATCATCGGGCTCACCACAGCTGCGGCTTCGGTCTTCCTCGGTGCCTTGGCGGCGTACAGCTTTTCGCGCATGCGATTCACCGGACGCCGAGTCGGCTTGGTCAGCTTGCTAGTTGTGCAGATCTTCCCGCAGCTGCTTGCCGTGGTGGCCATCTTCATCCTGCTCACCTCGTTGGGCGATGTCTTTCCGGCCTTGGGAACCGACAACCAGATCGCATTGATCATGGTCTACCTTGGCGGAGCGCTGGGCGTGAATACATACCTGATGTATGGCTTCTTCAACACCATTCCGGTGGAAATCGATGAAGCGGCCAAGATCGACGGCGCCGGGCACGCCCGCATCTTCTTCACCATGATCCTGCGCTTGGTCTCGCCGATTCTGGCTGTCGTCGGCTTGCTGACCTTCATTTCCAGCACCAGCGACTTCGTGCTGGCATCGGTGGTCTTGGTGTCACCGGAAAACCAGACGCTTGCTGTGGGACTGTATTCCTACGTCTCCGAAGAATTCACCTCCAACTGGTCTGTCTTTGCCGCCGGCGCAGTGCTGGCCGCAATACCTGTGATGGCGTTGTTCCTGTTCTTGCAGAAGTACATTGTCGGCGGGCTGACCGCCGGTGCTGGCAAGTAG
- a CDS encoding HAAS signaling domain-containing protein: MKSYLPRAARNYLEQLRRALDFLSEQERKQVLEQTREEILRLPDGGRRKRELINLLGEPATRARKFERTEPEDLEVRSGKHFLTRILAWPIFALALMTVIVVLFAPPQQALIGTGGIDQYLSSGNGWLSGLEEAIGSQLIWLAFIPVVFSLLPLWLNGAFGMVLQVLGAVAMTAVCLGGGILSLYFIPVTLLLWAQVFTPLLMMRGSMARPGPAWLATAAVLLIAAIALATYQGLAHFAGAAWLVLAPAVLLAVLAALLPTRWKAAHIALVVAGLLVMVAGAIAALPSTFNAVLLWPWLAGGVSFAVGHLAVAAGMWHERARKLLALF, translated from the coding sequence ATGAAGTCTTATCTGCCGCGCGCTGCCCGCAATTATTTGGAGCAGCTCCGTCGCGCCCTGGATTTCCTCTCCGAACAGGAACGAAAGCAGGTCCTGGAACAAACGCGTGAAGAGATCCTCCGGCTGCCAGATGGCGGACGCCGCAAGCGCGAACTGATCAACTTGCTGGGGGAGCCAGCGACCCGCGCACGCAAATTTGAACGAACAGAACCCGAAGACCTGGAAGTCCGCAGCGGAAAGCATTTCCTGACGAGGATTCTTGCCTGGCCGATTTTTGCGCTGGCCCTGATGACGGTCATCGTTGTTCTTTTCGCGCCGCCGCAGCAGGCGCTCATCGGCACAGGAGGCATCGATCAGTACCTGTCATCGGGTAACGGCTGGTTGTCAGGACTTGAAGAAGCCATTGGCAGCCAGCTGATCTGGCTTGCCTTCATCCCGGTCGTCTTCAGCTTGCTGCCGCTGTGGCTCAACGGCGCTTTCGGAATGGTCCTTCAGGTCCTCGGGGCGGTAGCGATGACCGCAGTGTGCCTCGGCGGAGGAATCCTATCGCTGTACTTCATCCCGGTAACACTCTTGTTATGGGCCCAAGTCTTCACGCCGTTGCTGATGATGCGCGGTTCGATGGCCCGGCCGGGCCCTGCTTGGCTGGCTACTGCCGCGGTCTTGCTTATTGCGGCCATCGCCCTGGCCACCTACCAGGGGCTGGCCCACTTTGCCGGCGCAGCATGGCTGGTGCTGGCACCTGCAGTGCTGCTGGCAGTTCTTGCAGCATTGCTCCCGACCCGGTGGAAGGCTGCCCATATCGCATTGGTGGTCGCGGGGTTGCTGGTCATGGTGGCCGGGGCCATCGCCGCGCTGCCATCGACCTTTAATGCGGTCCTGCTATGGCCATGGCTGGCCGGAGGCGTGTCCTTCGCCGTCGGCCACTTGGCGGTGGCTGCTGGCATGTGGCACGAGCGGGCAAGGAAGCTGCTCGCGCTGTTTTAG